One Chryseobacterium indoltheticum DNA segment encodes these proteins:
- a CDS encoding serine hydrolase, with product MKKIFLLLLVSLTSLFFAQSANYKTAADLFQNNYNSGNYNDIFNSFSPEMQNALPLEDTKQFLSNLKLQFGKIESKEFIAYQETYAAYKTKFEKAVLAVNISLNDQNKINGFFVKPYEKSEENRVQENSKTVNALRQFPKSVSEAIFLNAKDFPNNTQISIAYIESGKIHFYGIIKQNDTIKSIENHNNVFEIGSITKTFTSTVLASLVEDKKINLNDNINSYYSFPFAGNSKLNFKSLANHTSGLPRLPNNLDLTNESNPYKNYGKKEIEAYLKDNLKLKNDQVKYEYSNLGAGLLGYTLGISQKTTLQQLLQRRIFDKYKMNNSFLSSKNLQDKLVDGLNASGEKVSNWDFDVLFGGGGILSTTEDLAKFVEAQFNAKNTELALTRKPTFIVNEKMKVGLGWHILKNKNNSEFFWHNGGTAGYSSSLAFSTESKNAIIILSNVSAFNPKAQNIDKLCLELLNSTSETK from the coding sequence ATGAAAAAAATATTTTTACTTTTACTTGTTAGTTTAACAAGTCTGTTCTTTGCTCAATCTGCTAATTATAAAACTGCGGCTGATCTTTTTCAGAATAATTACAATTCTGGAAATTATAATGATATTTTTAATAGTTTCTCGCCTGAAATGCAGAACGCTTTACCTCTTGAAGATACCAAGCAATTTCTGTCTAATTTGAAATTGCAGTTTGGTAAAATAGAGAGTAAGGAATTTATAGCTTATCAAGAAACCTATGCTGCTTATAAAACCAAATTTGAAAAAGCAGTCTTGGCTGTGAATATTTCTCTGAATGATCAGAACAAAATCAACGGTTTTTTTGTAAAGCCTTACGAAAAGTCAGAAGAAAACAGAGTTCAGGAAAATAGTAAAACAGTAAATGCTTTGCGTCAATTTCCTAAAAGTGTAAGTGAAGCTATATTTTTAAATGCAAAAGATTTTCCGAATAATACTCAGATTTCAATTGCATATATAGAAAGTGGGAAAATTCATTTTTACGGAATTATAAAACAAAATGATACGATAAAAAGTATTGAAAACCACAACAATGTTTTTGAAATAGGCTCTATTACAAAAACTTTTACTTCAACTGTTTTAGCTTCATTAGTTGAAGATAAAAAGATTAACTTAAACGATAATATCAATTCTTATTATTCTTTTCCGTTTGCAGGAAATAGTAAATTAAACTTTAAGAGCTTAGCCAATCACACTTCTGGTTTACCACGTCTTCCGAATAATTTGGACTTAACCAACGAAAGTAATCCGTACAAGAATTATGGTAAAAAAGAAATTGAAGCTTATCTTAAAGATAATTTAAAATTAAAAAATGATCAAGTAAAATATGAATATTCAAATTTAGGAGCCGGATTATTGGGATATACATTGGGAATAAGTCAAAAAACTACATTACAGCAATTATTGCAAAGAAGGATATTCGATAAATATAAAATGAACAATTCTTTTTTAAGCTCAAAAAATCTACAAGACAAACTTGTCGACGGACTAAATGCGAGTGGTGAAAAAGTTTCCAATTGGGATTTTGATGTTTTGTTCGGTGGTGGTGGGATTTTGTCTACGACCGAAGATTTGGCAAAATTTGTTGAGGCTCAGTTTAATGCTAAAAACACTGAACTTGCATTAACAAGAAAACCAACTTTTATAGTCAATGAAAAAATGAAAGTCGGATTAGGATGGCATATTCTGAAAAATAAAAATAATAGCGAATTTTTTTGGCATAACGGAGGAACGGCCGGATATTCTTCGTCTTTAGCTTTTAGTACTGAAAGCAAGAATGCCATTATCATTTTATCAAATGTTTCAGCATTTAATCCAAAAGCACAAAATATCGATAAATTGTGCTTGGAGTTGCTAAATAGCACAAGCGAAACGAAATAA